GCCGCCGTGCCGGCGATGCCGCCCGTGACGCCGACGGTGCTGGGGAAGATGAGACCGGTCGGATTGCCGGACGCGGCCGACAGACGCGTCTGGCCACCCCACTGCACGCCCAGGTCGCGGCTGAAGGTGGTGCTCGCCTCCACGATGCGGCTCTCGATGAGGACCTGCGGCGTCTGCGTGTCCAGGCTGCGCACCAGGGCGCGCGCCTTCTCCGTGTTGGAGCGGATGTCCTTGATGATGAGCACGTTGGTGCGCGTGTCCACCGTCACCGTGCCACGGTCGCTGAGCACGTCCTTCACGCGCGCCGACATGTCACCGGCCACCGCGTAGTTCACCGGCACCAGGCTGACCAGCAGGTCCTCCTGCTGCTGCAGCGACTTCTTGCGCTCCTGGCGCAGCCGCGCCTCCTCTTCCAGCGTCTTCAGCGGCGCGATGCGGATGATGTTGCCCACCTGCTCCTGGCCCAACTGCTTGGTGCGCAGGATGAGGTCCAGCGCCTGGTCCCAGGGCACGTTGCGCAGGCGGATGGTCACGCGGCCCGACACGTCGTCGGCCACGACGATGTTGCGCTTGGAGATCTCCGCGATGACGCGCAGCAGGTTCTGGATGTCGATGTCCTTGAACTCGAAGGACACGCGCTTGCCGCGGTAGCGCGCCTGCTGGGGCGCGCCCTCCGCCGCGTACGCCGGGGCCTCCGCAGTGAAGCCGGCGGTGCGCTGGGCGACGGCCACCTCCTCCGTCTTCACGCCCTGCACGTCCAGCCGCCAGCTCAGGCTGTTGGCGCCCTGCGTGACGTTCTCCTCGATGGCGCCGTCCGCGGCGACCACCAGGCGCACCTTGCGGCCCTCACCCGGCACGCTGAAGGCGCTGATCATCTTCACCGGCGTGTCCAGCGCGCTGGTGTCCAGGCTGCGCTCCAGCTTCTTGGGCAGACGCGCGTTCTCCAGCGTCAGCACCGCGCTGCGCGGGTCCGGCCGGTCCACCTTCCACGCCGTCGCGCCGGACAGCTTCAGCTGCACGCGGCCCCCCGAGGGGCTCTCGTCGAAGGACAGGTCCTTGACCTCCACCACCGCCGGCTGCGACGCGGCCTGCGCCACCGCGGGCTGCGGCTTCGCCGTCTCCTGCACGGGCAGGGGGTGCGGGCGCAGGGGCTCGGTCTCCGCCACCGCGTCGCGGGGCTGGGCGGGCTTGGACTTGCGCGCCACCGCGCCGCCCAGCACCACCTCCAGGCCGCGCTCGGCGCGGTCCACGCGGTAGGCGGGCATGTCGCCCTTGGCCACGAGCACCAGGCGCACCTTGTCCTCGTGGGCGCCCACGCGCACGTCCTTGAGCAGGTTGCCCTTCACCTTGGGCGCCTTCGCGCTCAGGCCCACGCCGTACACGTCCACGGCCAGGCGCGGCGGGTCCACCAGCTCCAGGACCTCGAAGCGGGCGATGTCGCCGTCGGCGGCGACGCGCAGCGACTCGCCGTCCAGGGACAGCCGGGTGATGCGCTGGGCCGGGTGGGCCACCTCGCGCTCATCCGCCTCCGTGGCGACGACGTTCTCACGGCCCGGCGCCTGGGACGGGGCGGCCTTCGAAGAGGTCCCCTCCTCCGGCACCACCGCCACCATCGCCTCCACCACCGGCGCGGGCGCGGCCTTCACCGGCGCGGCGGCGACCGCCGGAGCGGGCTCGGCCTTCACCGGCGCCGGCTTCGCTTCGGCCTGAGCCTGGGCGGTCGCGGCGGCGGGGGCCACCGGCGAGCCGTCCACGGAGATGACCACGCGGTTGCCTTCCGCGCGGACGTCGTACTGGGAGGCCTGGTCGAGCGCCACCAGCACGCGGCCCACGCTGGCGCGCGCGTCGGAGAACTGGGCGGCCACCACGCCGGACACCGGACCGGTGCCGTCATGGTGCCCCTTGATGCCGGTGGCGTCCGCGGACGACAGGTCCACCACCAGCCGCTCCGGCCCACTGAGCCGGAAGACGGTGAAGGTGGGCGGCCGGGTCCCGGTCACCACGACCTGCGCACCGGCTCCCGTCCGGGACACCTGCAGGTCCCTCAGCGTATTGAGATCCGCGCCGTACACCTTGGCGCTTGCCAGGACGACCGCCCATGCGGCCGCCATGATCCACTTGCCCCTCGTCACAGCGCTCTGCTCGAGCATGCGTCCCCTCAACAAGTTGGAAGCGGGCGACGACTGCCCGCAGGCGCGCCGTGGGGCGCTACTCCCAGTTCTTGCCCGTCATCAGGTTGTAGGCGGGGTCCTTCACGCCATCCGCCTTGAGCTGCAGACTCACCGGATTGCTGATGAGCTCGCCCTTGGCGCCGGTGAAGACCTCGGTGACGGTGACCGAGTCCCGGAGAATCTGTGTGACCTTGCCGCCCTGGCGCCCCACCCGGGTGTTGCGCCGGACGATGTGGCCGCGACCCAGGGGGTCCTCGACCATCGCCAGCGGGCTGGCGTCCCCGGTGACGACCGCCACCAGCTTGAGCTGGTCGAGGTCGAACACGCACAGGGGTTCGTTGCAGGCCCGTTCCGGTGCGTCACGCGCCACCGGCCCGAGCTCCTCCAGCGGGCTGCGGAACGGATCCCGCTTGCCCACCGGACTGTAGGTGTAGACGAACGTTGGCGCCGCCGACGCCTCGGTCTTCTCCGCCACGGGGGCCGGCGCGGGGGCGGCGGCCTTGGGAGGAGCAGGTGGTGGGGCCTTGGGCGTGTCCTCACAAGCGGACAGGGTCAGCGCCATCACCGCAACGGTCATCGTGGACTTGAACGTCTTCATCCGCGTCATCCCTTGTCGCCCTTGTTGCCGGGCGGATCAAGTTTCTAGTTGCTCTTCTTCTTGTCGCTGCTCTTCGCGGCGGCCTTCGCTTCGACGAACCGGAAGGTCGTGGCCAGGAAGCTGCTCTGGAGAACGACCTTCTCGTTCTTCAGGGCCGCGCCATCGAGCTTGATGTTGTTGACGTTCACGATGCGGCGCATGTTCGCCATCTCCTGCAGGAACATGGCGATCTCATGGTAGTTGCCGCTCACCGTCATCCGGATGGGGATGCGCGCGAAGAACTCGTTGCCCTCGACGTACTCCTTGCCGGGCTCCACGCGGGCGATCTCCAGGCCGGACTTCTTGCCGATGTCGTTGATCTGCGCGAGCAGCTCTTCCATGTCGCGCCGCTCCGGCAGCTCCGTGAGGGCCTCCGCCAGCTTCTGCTCGAGCACGTCCATCTCACGGCGGCGCTCGTTGAGGTTCTGGGCGATCTCGCTCTTCTCCGCGAGCTCCAGGTCGAGCTTCCGGCGCTCCGTCGCGCGGCGGGCGATGTTCTCCTCCGTGGGCTGGATGAAGGAGAAGAAGTTGGCCACGGTCAAGACGACGACGATGGCCGCGAGCCCGCCGAACTTCGCCGCGGGGGGGGCCTTCGCCAGTTGATCCAGGTATTTTTCCATGACAGGGGTCCTTCGCCGCCAATCAGATGGCGTAGTTGGCGGTGAGGGTGAGCTTGAAGTCGACGAACGTCGCCGCACCGGCCGCCGTGGGCTTGGTCTGCACGGCGTTGGTCAGCTCGACGTTGCCGAAGAAGGGCTTGATCTCCGTCGCGGAGAACTCCTCCACGCTGGCGGTCTCCGTGTTGAAGAGCTCCACGCGCGACGTCTTGCTGGCGGTGCGGCCCTGATCCACGAGGCGCCCCATGCCCCTGGGCGTCCACACCATGCTGCCCAGGCCGCGCATCAGCTCCGCGACCTCGTCGTGGCTGACGGCCGAGCCGTCGATGGTGACCTTGTTGGAGGTCTCCACGAAGTTCTTGAGCCAGACCTTCTTGGGGATGGCCGAGGACAGCGCGTCCAGCATGCGCACCGGCCCGTTGCGGCCCCTGCGCAGCGTGTCCAGCACCGCGAGCTTCTTCTCCACTTCCGTCTTGCGGGCGTTGATGTTGGTCACCTCGCCGATGACCTTCTCCAGCTCCGCGATCTTCGCGCGCGTCTGGGTGATGCCCTGGTTGGCCCGCTGCAGCTCACCGTCGCGGTCCGCGTACCAGAAGTAATTCCCCACCACCGCGGCGATCAGCACCGCGGCGTAGAGGGCCAGGATCTGCCGGCCCATCTCGCGCTTCTTCACCGCCCGGACGGGCAGCAGGTTGATTCGGATCATCATGTGCGTGAGTTCCTCGTGGCCAGAGCGGTATCAACCCAGCTTGTCGCCCGGGCGCCGGAGCGCCAGTCCCACCGCCACCGCGGCCATGGGCGCCACGTCCATGATGAACGCGGGGTCGAACTTGCGGTTGTCCACTTCGATCTTCCGGAACGGGTTGAGGATCTCCACCGGCACGCCGGTCCGCGCCTCGATGGTCTTGAACAGGGCGGGGATCTTCGCGGTGCCGCCGGACAGGTAGACCTTGGTGAAGTTCGAGTCCGCGGCGGTGCCCGCGTAGAAGTCCAGCGAGCGCTGGATTTCACCCGCCACCTGCTCCGCCACGCTGGAGAGCACGCGCTCCACGTCCTGGGGCACCACGGCGTCCGCGTCCGCGCGGTTGCCGCCGATCTTCAGCGCCTCCGCCTCCTCGTAGGAGACGTTGAGCTGCTTCTGGATCTCCTCGGTGAACTGGTTGCCGCCGATGGTCACGTCACGGGTGAAGACGGTGACACCGTTGGCGATGATGTTGATGTTCACCACGGAGGCGCCGGCGTTGATGAGGACGACGGTCTCCTTGTCCGGCAGCTCGTAGTTCGTGGAGAACATGTTCTGGACGGCGAACGCGTCCACGTCCACCACCACCGGGGCGAGTCCCGCCTCGGAGACCACGGTGGTGTAGTCGTTGATCATGTCCTTCTTGGCGGCGACGAGCAGCACGTCCATCTGGCCGGTGGCGTCGTTGCCGCCGCCGTCAAGGATCTGCGTGTCGATGTTCACGTCCTTCACGTCGAAGGGGATGTACTGCTCCGCCTCCCACTGGATGCTCTCCTCGAGCTCTTCCTGGCTCATGCGGGGCATCTGGATCTTCTTGATGATGACCGAGTGGCCGGACACGCCGATGGCGACGTCCTTGCCCTTGACCTTCAGCTCGGACATCAGCTCCTGGACGGCCTGCACGATGGCCGTGGAGTTCATCAACGCGCCGTCCACGATGGCCTCGGGAGGCAGCGGCTTCATTCCGAAGCTCTGGAGCGCGTAGCCGACTTCACCGCGCTTGCGCTGCTCCTTGAGCATGATCATCTTGATCGACGTCGACCCGATATCCAGCCCGAGTGCCAGTTTGCCCTTCGCCATGCGTAACTCCATCGGAGAGGGCGCCAGCGTAGCACCGGCTTGATACCCCTCCTAAAAAGTGCTTGGCGCCCGGCCGCCCTGCGGACGGGGGAGCGCCGTGAAAAGCCAGCCACGACCGCGCCCCCGGGCCCACCATCGCGGAGGCCCGATTTTCCGGCCCCGGCGGCGTTCCGTCAAATGGCGCTGGAGGATTCCTCCAAGGTCGCCAGGCGGGCGTCTCCCCTGCCCTCAGGTCCGGGAGCCCTCCGCGTCCGGGTCGATGCCGTACTCCTTGATCTTGTAGAGCAGCGCCCGGTGGCTGATGTCCAACACCTCCGCCGCCCGGGTGCGGTTGCCCTTCGTGCGCCGCAGCGCCGCCCGGATGTAGGACTCCTCCAGCTCCCGGATGGCGCGCTTGAGCGACAGGTCGCTGCCGGCCTGTAGCGGCGCCGCCGTCCCGGCCGGGGCGGGTGCGGAAGCCGCCCACAGCTTTTCCGGCAGGCTGTTGGGCGCGATGTGGGTGCCCTCCGCGAGCAGCACCGCGCGCTCCATGGCGTTCTCCAGCTCGCGCACGTTGCCCGGCCAGGCGTAGGCCGTCATCAGGGCCTCGGCCTCCGGGGTGAAGCCCTCCACCGGAGGCTCGCGGTTGAGGTCGCGGTTGAAGCGGTGGAGGAAGGCGTGGGCGAGCAGCGGGATGTCCTCGCGGCGCTCGCGCAGGGGCGGCAGGGTGAGGTTCACCACGTTGAGGCGGTAGTAGAGGTCCTCGCGGAAGTCGCCCTGGGTCACCAGCTTGCCCAGGTCGCGCAGCGTGGCGGCCACCACGCGCACGTCCACGCGCTCCACGCGGCTTTCGCCCACCGGGCGGATCTCCCCCTCCTGCAGCACGCGCAGCAGCTTCACCTGCGCGCCCAGGGGCAGCTCGCCCACTTCGTCCAGGAAGAGCGTGCCGCCGTCGGCCTCCGCGAACAGGCCCCGGCGGGCGGTGCGCGCGTCGGTGAAGGCTCCCTTCGCGTGGCCGAACAGCTCGCTCTCCAGCAGGCCGTGGGGGATGGCGCCGCAGTTGACGGCGACGAAGGGCATGGCGGCGCGGCGGCTCTTGCCGTGCAGCTCGCGCGCGATGAGCTCCTTGCCCGTGCCGCTCTCCCCGGAGATGAGCACCGTGGTGTCCACGGGCGCCACGCGCGCCACCTGCTTGAGCACCGCCTGGAGCGCGGCGCTCTTCCCCAGGATGTGGTCCCCGGAGGCGCCGGGGAGCCGGGCCTCGTGCAGCCGGCGGTTCTCGCGGACCAGCCGCTCGCGCTCCTCCGCCTTGCGCAGGACGAGGACGATCTCCTCCGGCTTGAAGGGCTTCTGGACGTAGTCGTAGGCGCCCGCCTGCACCGCCTCCAGCGCCTGCTCCTGGGAGCCGTACGCGCTCATCACCACCACGGTGAGCCCCGGATGCTCCGCGAGCGCCGCCCGGAGCACCGACAGCCCGTCGCGCTTGGGCATGCGCACGTCCGTCACCAGGACGTCATAGGCGCGCGTGGACAGCTCGCGCAGGGCCTCGTCCCCGTCGGCGACGGCGCGCACGTCATAGCCCTTGTCGGTGAGCACCAGGGTGAGGATGTGGCGGATGGACGGCTCGTCATCGGCGACGAGGACGGTGCGGAAGAGGGGCATGGGGGATGCCCATCATATGCTGTCCGGCCCCGCCGTCAGGCCGCTGGCAGCGACAACCGGAAGCACGCGCCGCCGCCCGCCCCGTCGCGCGCGTCCAGCCGGCCGCCCATGCCCTGGGCCAGGTTCAGGGACACCGCGAGTCCCAGGCCCGTGCCCTGCCGGCCCTTGGTGGTGAAGAACGGCTCGAAGAGGTGCGCCCTCACCTCCGGCGACAGGCCCGGGCCGCTGTCCTCCACCTCCACCAGGAGGAGCGCGTCCTCGCGGCGGGTGGAGACGCGCACGCGCCCCTCGCCCCCCATGGCCTGGGCCGCGTTGAGCAGCAGGTTGATGAGGATCTGCGACAGAGGGCCTGGATCCGCGCGGGCCAGCAGGCCGGGCGTCACGTCCAGCGAGACCTCCACCCGGTCCAGCTCCGGCCCGGCACGCACCAGCCGCACGCACGTCTCCACCACCTGTCCCACGTCCACCGGCCCGGGCTGGGTGCTGGCCGGACGGCCCAGGTCCAGGAGCCCCCGGACAATCCGGTCGATGCGCAGCACCTCGTGGTCGATGCGCTCCAGGAAGTCCTTCAGCTCCGGCCCCTGCGCCCGGGAGCGCGCCAGGGAGAGGTAGCCCAGGATGCCCGCCAGCGGATTGCCCACCTCGTGCGCCACGCCCGCGGCCAGCTTTCCCACCGTGGCCAGCCGCTCGGAGGCGACGAGCTCCGTCTGCGCCCTCGCGAGCCGGGCGTTGGCCTCGCGCAGCGCCTCCAGTTGCGCGCGGGTGAGGGCCTGCTCCTGGCGCAGCGCCTCCGCCATGCGCCGCAGCTCGCGCTGGATGCGCGACAGGAATGGCCCGCCCTGCTCGGGGAGCGGCACGTCCAGTTGCAGCCGGCCCAGCTGCGCCACGGACTTCTCCATGGCGCGAAGCGGACGGCCCACCGCCAGGTCCAGCACGCCATAGGCCAGGAGCGTCAGCACCAGCAGGTCCAGCCCCAGCGCCAGCGGAAGGAAGGCGCGGATCCGCGTCAGGCCCTCCATGTCCAGCGACCCCGGCAGCGCCAGCCGGCGCGCCGTGTCCAGCAGACGGATGAGCACCGGCTGCAGGGTCAGCCACGACAGGCCCGTGGACAGCGAGCCCAGGAGGAACGCCACGCTGGCGATGCGCCACTTCATCCGCGCACCGGCGCGGGGTTCATCACCGCGTCCCCC
The sequence above is drawn from the Corallococcus sp. NCRR genome and encodes:
- a CDS encoding type 4a pilus biogenesis protein PilO, with the translated sequence MEKYLDQLAKAPPAAKFGGLAAIVVVLTVANFFSFIQPTEENIARRATERRKLDLELAEKSEIAQNLNERRREMDVLEQKLAEALTELPERRDMEELLAQINDIGKKSGLEIARVEPGKEYVEGNEFFARIPIRMTVSGNYHEIAMFLQEMANMRRIVNVNNIKLDGAALKNEKVVLQSSFLATTFRFVEAKAAAKSSDKKKSN
- a CDS encoding sigma-54-dependent transcriptional regulator, with protein sequence MPLFRTVLVADDEPSIRHILTLVLTDKGYDVRAVADGDEALRELSTRAYDVLVTDVRMPKRDGLSVLRAALAEHPGLTVVVMSAYGSQEQALEAVQAGAYDYVQKPFKPEEIVLVLRKAEERERLVRENRRLHEARLPGASGDHILGKSAALQAVLKQVARVAPVDTTVLISGESGTGKELIARELHGKSRRAAMPFVAVNCGAIPHGLLESELFGHAKGAFTDARTARRGLFAEADGGTLFLDEVGELPLGAQVKLLRVLQEGEIRPVGESRVERVDVRVVAATLRDLGKLVTQGDFREDLYYRLNVVNLTLPPLRERREDIPLLAHAFLHRFNRDLNREPPVEGFTPEAEALMTAYAWPGNVRELENAMERAVLLAEGTHIAPNSLPEKLWAASAPAPAGTAAPLQAGSDLSLKRAIRELEESYIRAALRRTKGNRTRAAEVLDISHRALLYKIKEYGIDPDAEGSRT
- the pilQ gene encoding type IV pilus secretin PilQ, producing the protein MLEQSAVTRGKWIMAAAWAVVLASAKVYGADLNTLRDLQVSRTGAGAQVVVTGTRPPTFTVFRLSGPERLVVDLSSADATGIKGHHDGTGPVSGVVAAQFSDARASVGRVLVALDQASQYDVRAEGNRVVISVDGSPVAPAAATAQAQAEAKPAPVKAEPAPAVAAAPVKAAPAPVVEAMVAVVPEEGTSSKAAPSQAPGRENVVATEADEREVAHPAQRITRLSLDGESLRVAADGDIARFEVLELVDPPRLAVDVYGVGLSAKAPKVKGNLLKDVRVGAHEDKVRLVLVAKGDMPAYRVDRAERGLEVVLGGAVARKSKPAQPRDAVAETEPLRPHPLPVQETAKPQPAVAQAASQPAVVEVKDLSFDESPSGGRVQLKLSGATAWKVDRPDPRSAVLTLENARLPKKLERSLDTSALDTPVKMISAFSVPGEGRKVRLVVAADGAIEENVTQGANSLSWRLDVQGVKTEEVAVAQRTAGFTAEAPAYAAEGAPQQARYRGKRVSFEFKDIDIQNLLRVIAEISKRNIVVADDVSGRVTIRLRNVPWDQALDLILRTKQLGQEQVGNIIRIAPLKTLEEEARLRQERKKSLQQQEDLLVSLVPVNYAVAGDMSARVKDVLSDRGTVTVDTRTNVLIIKDIRSNTEKARALVRSLDTQTPQVLIESRIVEASTTFSRDLGVQWGGQTRLSAASGNPTGLIFPSTVGVTGGIAGTAAGVPAQPNFAVNLPAAVGEGLGGAMGFAFGSAGGAVQLNLRLSAAETEGTVKTISSPKVTTLDNNTARISQGLSIPFSQTSAGGVNTTFVEARLSLEVTPHITQDGSILMSIQAQNNQPDPSNTGANGQPSIQRKEANTQVLVKDGETTVIGGIYVRRGSTRTDSVPFLAKIPVLGFFFKTTFETDDRQELLIFITPRILNRQTIAQSL
- a CDS encoding pilus assembly protein PilP; this translates as MKTFKSTMTVAVMALTLSACEDTPKAPPPAPPKAAAPAPAPVAEKTEASAAPTFVYTYSPVGKRDPFRSPLEELGPVARDAPERACNEPLCVFDLDQLKLVAVVTGDASPLAMVEDPLGRGHIVRRNTRVGRQGGKVTQILRDSVTVTEVFTGAKGELISNPVSLQLKADGVKDPAYNLMTGKNWE
- a CDS encoding sensor histidine kinase, which encodes MKWRIASVAFLLGSLSTGLSWLTLQPVLIRLLDTARRLALPGSLDMEGLTRIRAFLPLALGLDLLVLTLLAYGVLDLAVGRPLRAMEKSVAQLGRLQLDVPLPEQGGPFLSRIQRELRRMAEALRQEQALTRAQLEALREANARLARAQTELVASERLATVGKLAAGVAHEVGNPLAGILGYLSLARSRAQGPELKDFLERIDHEVLRIDRIVRGLLDLGRPASTQPGPVDVGQVVETCVRLVRAGPELDRVEVSLDVTPGLLARADPGPLSQILINLLLNAAQAMGGEGRVRVSTRREDALLLVEVEDSGPGLSPEVRAHLFEPFFTTKGRQGTGLGLAVSLNLAQGMGGRLDARDGAGGGACFRLSLPAA
- the pilM gene encoding type IV pilus assembly protein PilM, producing the protein MAKGKLALGLDIGSTSIKMIMLKEQRKRGEVGYALQSFGMKPLPPEAIVDGALMNSTAIVQAVQELMSELKVKGKDVAIGVSGHSVIIKKIQMPRMSQEELEESIQWEAEQYIPFDVKDVNIDTQILDGGGNDATGQMDVLLVAAKKDMINDYTTVVSEAGLAPVVVDVDAFAVQNMFSTNYELPDKETVVLINAGASVVNINIIANGVTVFTRDVTIGGNQFTEEIQKQLNVSYEEAEALKIGGNRADADAVVPQDVERVLSSVAEQVAGEIQRSLDFYAGTAADSNFTKVYLSGGTAKIPALFKTIEARTGVPVEILNPFRKIEVDNRKFDPAFIMDVAPMAAVAVGLALRRPGDKLG
- a CDS encoding PilN domain-containing protein encodes the protein MMIRINLLPVRAVKKREMGRQILALYAAVLIAAVVGNYFWYADRDGELQRANQGITQTRAKIAELEKVIGEVTNINARKTEVEKKLAVLDTLRRGRNGPVRMLDALSSAIPKKVWLKNFVETSNKVTIDGSAVSHDEVAELMRGLGSMVWTPRGMGRLVDQGRTASKTSRVELFNTETASVEEFSATEIKPFFGNVELTNAVQTKPTAAGAATFVDFKLTLTANYAI